In a genomic window of Coprococcus eutactus:
- a CDS encoding ABC transporter permease encodes MKNPLCRRIPKELKDDFGKYIVIFLFMVITTGMVSGFLVAGESMKQTYNQSFDKYNVEDGHFALNSEATDDMKKAIEDEGVTLYDMPYYDLDMSIKKSDSKTDNTSADGERRTLRIFEVRHDVNRMCTMKGSLPDRDDELAIDRMFAENNDIEIGDELEVGGRDYKVCGYVALSDYSTMFQNNNDTMFDATIFGVAVVTGTEFDRLPENGREWSYAWKYNDGMPDDEKKEKKLADDLLKTVYTQAMMNGITVDTFIPRYQNQAINFTGEDIGSDTEMMKWFEYIVIVILAFIFAVTISNTLTKEASVIGTLRASGYTKRELLIHYISLPVIVTFVASIVGNILGYTCFKDMGAQLYYDSYSLTKYETIWNADAFVLTTVIPLIIMLVVNLLVVSNKLKLSPLRFLRHDLSRSRRKKAVKLPHWKFMTRFKTRVILQNIPGYVVMLIGIYFAQVLMMFGLMLNPLLEHYQDDVLDNMLAAHQYVLDSQVETSVDSAETYCVKTLKTTGDIDDEIMVYGIHEDSRYFPKKLKDGDVLVSDGYADKYRLSDGDEIKLKENYGDDIYKFKLTGSVKYPSTLAIFMTEDDFRQTFGLDEGYFTGYFSDEELTDISDHVVSEITKDDLIKVSRQLKKSIGSMFYIVIAFSLLMFMLLVYLLTKLIVERNTISISMVKILGYDGREIGKLYLSSTTIMVAVVTVIDILLSYVSLKVIYRAMLTEMLSGWLPIYMAPWIFPLMFVLSFACYLVIALMQMKKIKKIPMDEALKNVE; translated from the coding sequence ATGAAGAATCCATTGTGTAGGCGAATTCCAAAGGAGCTCAAAGATGACTTTGGAAAATATATAGTAATATTCCTGTTCATGGTGATAACCACGGGAATGGTGTCCGGGTTTCTTGTTGCCGGAGAAAGCATGAAACAGACGTACAATCAGAGCTTTGACAAATACAATGTTGAGGATGGACATTTTGCCCTGAACAGTGAGGCGACTGACGATATGAAGAAAGCTATCGAGGACGAGGGTGTAACTCTTTATGATATGCCATACTATGACCTTGATATGAGCATAAAAAAATCAGATAGTAAAACTGATAATACTTCGGCAGATGGTGAAAGAAGGACACTGAGAATATTTGAGGTCAGACATGATGTAAACAGGATGTGCACAATGAAAGGCAGCCTGCCAGACAGAGATGATGAGCTTGCCATTGACAGAATGTTTGCTGAGAACAATGACATTGAGATCGGGGATGAACTTGAGGTCGGCGGCAGAGATTACAAGGTGTGCGGATATGTGGCATTATCTGACTACAGTACAATGTTTCAGAATAACAATGACACAATGTTCGATGCCACCATATTTGGTGTCGCTGTTGTGACTGGAACTGAATTTGACAGGCTGCCTGAAAATGGCAGGGAATGGTCCTATGCTTGGAAATATAACGACGGCATGCCCGATGACGAGAAGAAAGAGAAGAAACTTGCCGATGATCTGTTAAAGACGGTATACACTCAGGCAATGATGAATGGGATCACAGTCGACACCTTTATCCCGAGATATCAGAATCAGGCCATCAACTTTACCGGGGAGGATATAGGCAGCGATACTGAGATGATGAAGTGGTTCGAATATATCGTCATCGTGATACTTGCGTTCATATTTGCCGTTACCATCAGCAACACTCTGACAAAGGAGGCGTCTGTCATTGGAACTCTTCGCGCGTCAGGATATACAAAGAGGGAACTGCTCATCCATTACATATCACTTCCTGTCATAGTTACATTTGTGGCATCGATAGTTGGAAATATACTGGGGTATACATGCTTTAAGGATATGGGGGCGCAGCTGTATTATGACAGCTACTCGCTGACAAAGTACGAGACTATCTGGAATGCGGATGCATTTGTCCTGACTACGGTCATACCATTGATAATCATGCTGGTTGTAAATTTACTGGTGGTGAGCAACAAGTTGAAGCTGTCTCCGCTTAGATTTTTGAGACATGATCTCAGCAGATCGAGACGAAAGAAGGCAGTAAAACTTCCACATTGGAAATTTATGACAAGATTCAAGACCAGGGTGATACTTCAGAATATCCCTGGATATGTGGTCATGCTCATAGGAATATATTTTGCACAGGTCCTTATGATGTTCGGGCTGATGCTCAATCCTTTGCTGGAGCACTACCAGGATGATGTGCTGGACAATATGCTGGCTGCACATCAATATGTACTTGATTCACAGGTTGAGACTTCTGTTGATTCGGCTGAGACTTACTGCGTAAAGACACTCAAGACCACAGGGGATATCGATGATGAGATCATGGTGTATGGAATCCATGAGGACAGCAGATATTTCCCGAAGAAGTTAAAAGATGGAGATGTTCTTGTCTCGGATGGCTATGCGGATAAATACAGGCTTTCAGATGGAGATGAGATCAAGCTCAAGGAAAACTATGGGGATGATATTTACAAATTCAAACTGACGGGTTCGGTCAAGTATCCATCCACGCTGGCGATATTCATGACAGAGGATGATTTCAGACAGACGTTTGGACTGGATGAGGGATACTTCACAGGTTATTTTTCGGACGAAGAACTGACGGACATCAGCGACCATGTTGTGTCCGAGATTACAAAGGATGATCTGATAAAGGTATCGAGACAGCTCAAAAAATCTATTGGAAGCATGTTCTACATAGTCATAGCATTCTCACTTTTGATGTTCATGCTGCTTGTATACCTGCTCACAAAGCTCATAGTTGAGAGAAACACGATCTCAATATCAATGGTGAAGATACTTGGATATGACGGCAGGGAGATAGGAAAACTGTATCTGTCGTCCACAACTATCATGGTGGCGGTGGTGACAGTGATAGACATTCTGCTCAGCTATGTATCTCTTAAAGTCATATACAGAGCAATGCTCACGGAAATGCTCAGTGGATGGCTTCCGATATACATGGCTCCTTGGATATTCCCGCTTATGTTTGTCCTCAGCTTTGCATGCTATCTTGTTATAGCGCTGATGCAGATGAAGAAGATAAAGAAGATCCCGATGGACGAGGCACTGAAAAATGTAGAGTAG
- a CDS encoding DMT family transporter, whose amino-acid sequence MSKNLVIKDKYKGILFIIMAGFFFSLMTFFVRISGDLPTMQKAFFRNAVAAVVAIAMLMRTEEKFRIRKDSWPGLAARSICGTAGLICNFYAIDKLNIADANILNKLSPFFAIIASYFVLKEKANRIEWASVILAFTGAVFVVKPSFHMDFLYAMVGVAGGLGAGVAYTYVRKLGKQGERGPVIVMCFSVFSCIVTLPFIIVDHAPMSWQQTVCLLCAGLAAAGGQFSITAAYQKAPAKEISVFDYSQVIFAAILGFVFLDQIPDALSITGYVIIIGSAVFKWWYSLRQDRKAADGQ is encoded by the coding sequence ATGTCAAAAAATCTAGTTATAAAAGACAAATATAAGGGAATCCTGTTCATAATCATGGCGGGATTCTTTTTCTCGCTTATGACATTTTTCGTTAGGATATCAGGTGATCTGCCAACTATGCAGAAGGCATTTTTCAGAAATGCGGTGGCTGCGGTCGTTGCGATCGCGATGCTCATGAGGACTGAGGAGAAGTTCAGGATAAGAAAGGACAGCTGGCCGGGGCTTGCGGCGAGGAGTATATGCGGTACAGCCGGACTCATCTGTAATTTCTATGCCATCGACAAATTAAATATTGCCGATGCAAATATCCTCAACAAGCTCTCCCCGTTCTTTGCGATCATCGCGTCCTATTTTGTTCTGAAGGAGAAGGCAAACAGGATCGAGTGGGCATCCGTTATACTTGCATTTACTGGGGCGGTATTTGTGGTAAAACCTTCATTTCACATGGATTTTCTGTACGCGATGGTCGGGGTTGCCGGCGGACTTGGCGCAGGCGTTGCATATACATATGTGAGAAAACTTGGCAAACAGGGAGAGCGCGGACCAGTCATAGTCATGTGCTTTTCAGTGTTCTCATGCATCGTGACACTGCCTTTTATCATAGTGGATCATGCGCCGATGTCGTGGCAGCAGACTGTATGCCTGCTCTGCGCTGGTCTTGCGGCTGCAGGCGGACAGTTCAGCATCACGGCGGCTTATCAGAAAGCTCCGGCGAAGGAGATATCGGTATTTGATTATAGCCAGGTCATATTTGCAGCCATACTGGGATTTGTATTTCTGGATCAGATACCGGATGCGCTCAGCATTACTGGCTACGTGATAATCATCGGAAGTGCTGTGTTCAAGTGGTGGTACAGTCTGAGACAGGATCGCAAAGCTGCGGATGGACAGTGA
- a CDS encoding S8 family peptidase, whose translation MRSKERKRILAFVAALAVCTGTVFEGLTSGAGQVYADCDKRSSIQQGASEGIPVKMVDSVDELDEAMDEAGMVKPEDLGKSGYTAEIGGELAGYDVGGDTKAQSEYSLRRIVLFADEVSDDYGASDIICYDKYDYYIFGFDTEQDTEQAYRQMVADYGSDKCMLDEIMHADDILADSGTSTSSYTAVSWGTEYMGMDTLKASVSSYSVEARVDVAVIDTGVNDSNTLFEGRIDKTASRNCYDSDNIGDYSDSLGHGSHVAGIIADATPDNVRLTILKCFSDSGTTSGTVIQKGIMAAIDQDVDVINMSVCFYGDNAKEDTKVTIDGFIAEAKKRSIVMCVAAGNAGRNGSPMDVEGNSYPADREDVITVSALQKLTAGDTDGVGDTTVKVDNTTVKFASGYSYYGDKVDFSAPGSAVRSAWKDGGYRSNTGTSMASPHIAAAAAYVKMAEPELTNYELKARLIEYSVDLGDAGKDIYCGYGCPYMADYFRNVYDDGSDIALGKCTVTRADNTSSGIKVF comes from the coding sequence ATGCGATCAAAAGAGAGAAAAAGAATATTGGCATTTGTGGCTGCGCTTGCTGTATGTACCGGTACAGTGTTTGAGGGGCTGACATCCGGAGCTGGTCAGGTATATGCAGATTGCGATAAACGGAGCAGTATTCAGCAAGGTGCCTCTGAAGGTATACCAGTGAAAATGGTTGACAGCGTGGACGAGCTGGATGAGGCCATGGACGAAGCAGGGATGGTAAAACCTGAAGATCTGGGAAAAAGTGGATACACAGCAGAAATAGGTGGCGAGCTGGCAGGATATGATGTAGGCGGTGACACAAAAGCACAGTCAGAATACAGCCTCAGACGAATAGTGTTATTTGCCGATGAGGTGAGCGATGATTATGGTGCTTCTGATATAATATGCTACGACAAATATGATTATTATATATTTGGATTTGACACTGAACAGGACACAGAGCAGGCATACCGGCAGATGGTAGCGGATTATGGCAGCGACAAATGTATGCTGGATGAGATAATGCATGCGGATGATATACTGGCGGACAGCGGCACATCTACCAGCTCATATACGGCAGTGAGTTGGGGAACGGAATATATGGGAATGGATACCTTGAAAGCGAGCGTGTCATCGTACAGTGTGGAAGCCAGGGTGGATGTGGCGGTCATAGATACAGGAGTGAACGATTCAAATACCCTCTTTGAGGGAAGGATAGATAAGACAGCGAGCAGGAATTGCTATGACAGTGACAACATCGGGGATTACAGTGACAGTCTTGGCCATGGGAGCCATGTAGCGGGGATAATTGCGGATGCCACGCCAGACAATGTCAGACTCACAATATTGAAGTGCTTCTCCGACAGCGGGACTACATCCGGAACGGTTATACAGAAGGGTATAATGGCAGCCATCGATCAGGATGTTGACGTGATAAATATGAGCGTTTGTTTCTATGGGGATAATGCGAAAGAGGATACAAAGGTCACAATAGATGGCTTCATAGCAGAGGCGAAAAAACGCAGCATAGTCATGTGTGTTGCTGCGGGAAATGCGGGCAGAAATGGATCTCCGATGGATGTCGAGGGTAATTCCTATCCGGCAGACAGGGAGGATGTGATAACTGTGTCCGCGCTGCAGAAGCTGACAGCAGGTGATACAGATGGTGTGGGCGATACAACGGTGAAAGTTGACAATACCACAGTGAAGTTTGCCTCGGGATACTCGTATTACGGTGACAAGGTTGATTTCTCTGCGCCGGGAAGTGCCGTGAGGTCGGCATGGAAGGATGGCGGATACAGATCAAATACGGGAACATCCATGGCGTCACCTCACATCGCGGCGGCAGCAGCCTATGTCAAGATGGCGGAGCCTGAGCTCACAAATTACGAGCTAAAGGCGAGACTTATAGAGTACAGCGTAGATCTGGGCGATGCCGGCAAGGATATTTACTGTGGATATGGCTGTCCGTACATGGCTGACTATTTCCGGAACGTGTATGATGATGGATCCGATATCGCTCTGGGAAAATGTACTGTCACAAGGGCTGACAATACCTCTTCGGGCATCAAAGTATTCTAG
- a CDS encoding ABC transporter ATP-binding protein yields MGEKSFLKISGIRKSFGSGENRTEVLKGIDFEVAKGEFCVLLGPSGSGKSTLLNIIGGIDSPDSGYISINGEKTGDMDEKTLTRYRRKHLGYVFQMYNLIPNLNVKENVEVGAYLSDDPLDVDELLKTLGLYEHRHKLPNQLSGGQQQRTSIGRAIVKNPDILLCDEPTGALDYNTSKEILKLIEDVNQKYGNTIIMVTHNDAIKNMADRTVKLRDGMIRRNIVNENKISAADLDW; encoded by the coding sequence ATGGGAGAAAAAAGTTTCTTGAAGATCAGTGGAATAAGAAAGAGCTTTGGCTCAGGTGAGAATAGGACAGAGGTTTTAAAAGGGATTGATTTTGAAGTTGCAAAGGGGGAGTTCTGTGTGCTGCTCGGACCATCCGGATCGGGAAAATCCACACTTCTCAATATAATAGGTGGGATCGACAGCCCGGATTCGGGTTACATATCCATAAACGGGGAAAAGACAGGGGACATGGACGAGAAGACATTGACAAGATACAGGAGAAAGCATCTCGGATATGTATTTCAGATGTACAATCTGATCCCAAACCTCAATGTGAAGGAGAATGTAGAAGTCGGTGCTTATCTGAGTGATGATCCGCTGGATGTGGACGAGCTCCTCAAGACACTTGGGTTATATGAGCACAGACATAAGCTTCCAAATCAGCTTTCCGGTGGACAGCAGCAGAGGACATCGATAGGCAGAGCCATCGTGAAGAATCCGGATATACTTCTGTGTGATGAGCCGACGGGAGCACTGGACTACAATACCTCCAAGGAGATACTCAAGCTGATAGAGGATGTCAATCAGAAGTACGGCAACACCATAATCATGGTAACACACAATGATGCCATCAAGAACATGGCGGACAGAACAGTAAAACTCAGGGATGGAATGATAAGACGCAACATAGTCAACGAGAACAAGATATCTGCGGCTGATCTTGACTGGTAA
- a CDS encoding fibronectin type III domain-containing protein codes for MVYRKEVGVGYHCIAVVNGETFTYEDNDVQPGTYYRYAVKACRGEKLGSCAGTFLTIRLATPNVAAKNVKGGIKVAWSKTAGAQGYRIYRKKKGTSSWSVYKSVKAGTCSMMDTGASPNATYIYTVKAYHSYVWSSYSSGGASAYRVPDATFVSVRSDAKRSVYVKWKKLSGITGYQLQRSYDASFCEYRAVNLSGSAMDRTMKYLTPGKTCYVRIRCYKKSGGKVYYGAWSTVKKIKVR; via the coding sequence ATGGTGTACCGCAAGGAGGTTGGTGTTGGGTATCATTGTATAGCGGTAGTGAATGGGGAAACTTTCACATATGAGGACAATGATGTACAGCCGGGAACGTACTATAGATACGCGGTAAAGGCCTGTAGAGGTGAAAAATTGGGTTCATGTGCGGGAACATTTCTCACAATCAGACTTGCAACGCCAAATGTCGCAGCGAAGAATGTGAAGGGCGGAATAAAGGTTGCATGGAGCAAGACGGCAGGCGCCCAGGGGTACAGGATATACCGGAAAAAGAAGGGAACGTCTTCCTGGTCGGTGTATAAGTCAGTCAAAGCCGGAACGTGTTCAATGATGGATACGGGAGCCAGCCCGAACGCCACATATATTTACACGGTGAAAGCATATCACAGCTATGTGTGGAGCTCTTATAGTTCTGGCGGGGCATCGGCGTATAGAGTGCCAGATGCTACATTTGTATCGGTGAGGTCTGATGCTAAAAGGTCTGTGTATGTAAAGTGGAAAAAGCTTTCCGGTATCACGGGATATCAGTTGCAGAGAAGCTATGATGCCTCATTTTGCGAATACAGGGCGGTTAATCTTTCCGGCAGTGCGATGGACAGAACAATGAAATATCTTACGCCTGGTAAGACCTGTTATGTCAGGATAAGGTGTTATAAAAAGTCAGGCGGAAAAGTATATTATGGGGCCTGGAGCACAGTGAAGAAGATAAAAGTCAGGTAA
- a CDS encoding histidine phosphatase family protein — protein sequence MYFTRHGQTVWNVENKICGATDIELTELGHRQAEELGEIIKNGGYHIDEILYSPLVRASETARHISEITGIPMRAEERLREQCFGKYEGTARDGAIFAEAKTHFLDHYEGGETMVHLCQRVYNLLDELKAESQENGKTYLLVAHNGISRIVQSYFNDMTNKEFAAFGIKNCEVREYRFR from the coding sequence CTGTATTTCACACGGCATGGACAGACGGTGTGGAACGTGGAAAATAAGATATGCGGTGCCACAGACATAGAACTCACAGAGCTTGGACACAGACAGGCGGAGGAGCTTGGTGAGATCATAAAGAATGGCGGATATCATATAGATGAGATATTGTATTCTCCTCTGGTCAGAGCATCTGAGACCGCAAGGCATATATCTGAGATCACCGGGATCCCGATGAGGGCGGAGGAGAGACTCAGGGAGCAGTGCTTTGGTAAATACGAGGGAACCGCCAGAGATGGAGCAATATTTGCTGAGGCGAAGACACATTTCCTGGATCATTATGAAGGCGGTGAGACTATGGTGCATCTGTGCCAGAGAGTCTACAATCTGCTGGATGAACTAAAAGCGGAGTCCCAGGAAAATGGCAAAACATATCTGCTTGTTGCACACAACGGAATTTCAAGGATAGTGCAGTCATATTTCAATGATATGACAAATAAGGAATTTGCCGCATTTGGAATAAAGAACTGCGAAGTCCGGGAATATAGATTCAGATAG
- a CDS encoding GDSL-type esterase/lipase family protein: MKKLWQMIKGCPLFTILILSGIIVTAGGYAGAALGIYKWDVTFKHPMVQTVLLDEKAESGSESDASEVSTAKGDLDKNEQHKDVDNSTEAVKNGKPLEKTEEQTDGKSEDKSDAKTTEKSSEKNTEKSTEKGSGKTTEKTTKKSTEKKTEATTEKKASIDTGGSSTPISRPTQYKKIKTRKSRNNCYGDLTKIALETDYPYIKVDKSYFDDALFIGDSRIEGLALYSGLDNAQFAYMEGLTTFGLMSEKIAANGTATLTDLLGSQTFKKIYIMLGINEAGYNTDSYVSSYMDAVSQIQALQPDAVIFMMGCMHVSSDYSDTHDIVNNDNIDEKNGAIAAYADGIKLFYLDMNTVVDDGKGGLIKDYTWDDIHLQAQYYSVWEDYLYSHGLKDDAFN; this comes from the coding sequence ATGAAGAAATTATGGCAAATGATAAAGGGCTGCCCACTGTTCACAATCCTGATATTGTCTGGGATCATAGTCACCGCTGGTGGATATGCCGGTGCAGCATTGGGAATATACAAATGGGATGTGACATTCAAACATCCTATGGTGCAGACAGTGCTTCTTGATGAGAAAGCCGAATCTGGAAGTGAGAGCGATGCTTCGGAGGTGTCCACAGCGAAAGGAGACCTGGATAAGAATGAACAGCACAAAGACGTAGATAACAGCACGGAGGCTGTAAAGAACGGGAAACCGTTGGAGAAGACAGAAGAGCAGACAGATGGAAAGTCAGAAGACAAATCCGATGCAAAAACCACAGAGAAGTCTTCTGAGAAAAACACAGAGAAATCAACAGAAAAGGGATCTGGCAAAACTACAGAAAAGACGACCAAGAAATCTACAGAGAAGAAAACAGAGGCTACAACTGAGAAAAAGGCTTCAATAGATACAGGTGGTTCGTCGACGCCGATCAGCAGACCGACACAGTACAAGAAGATAAAGACCAGAAAATCTAGAAACAACTGCTACGGAGATCTGACAAAAATCGCACTGGAGACAGATTATCCTTATATAAAGGTCGACAAGTCATACTTTGATGATGCATTGTTTATAGGAGACTCACGTATAGAGGGACTTGCGCTGTATTCAGGTCTTGACAATGCGCAGTTTGCATATATGGAGGGACTTACGACATTTGGCCTTATGAGTGAGAAGATAGCAGCAAATGGAACGGCGACACTCACCGATCTTCTGGGCAGTCAGACATTCAAGAAGATATATATCATGCTTGGAATAAATGAGGCGGGATACAATACAGATTCGTATGTATCTAGTTACATGGATGCGGTATCACAGATTCAGGCTTTACAGCCAGATGCGGTCATATTTATGATGGGCTGCATGCATGTGTCAAGCGATTATTCCGACACGCACGATATAGTGAATAACGATAATATAGATGAGAAGAATGGTGCCATAGCCGCATATGCAGATGGGATTAAGCTGTTTTATCTGGATATGAATACCGTGGTTGACGACGGCAAGGGCGGTCTTATCAAGGATTACACATGGGATGATATACATCTTCAAGCGCAGTACTACAGTGTGTGGGAGGATTATCTCTATTCACATGGTCTGAAGGATGATGCATTTAATTAG
- a CDS encoding murein hydrolase activator EnvC family protein, which yields MRIDLYNIKKKGMQMAVVTTGAVLMSFTSLFAVPGFSVHAEETKEEVEQQKEEAQQGQAEAKANAEKYQKKVDKLTATVNELDKQATDISTQIVQKKQEADDLQTEIDETQTKLAEAQVSEDNQYVAMKKRIQYLYEEGDVEYIDALMSSASFEDSLNKSEYVDQLSSYDQKQLDKLVKTKNDIAEYEQTLKDDLADVKKVQADLEQKQSDLDAVISQKNEEINKYSGDAAMQQALAEEYARQESELDDKLAEIARQEAARLEEERKQEELRKQQEQQEDNNGGADDTDNSGSDDNSGGDDSNNTGGSSTGTGRFIWPVSGPITDYFGPRESPTAGASSNHMGIDIGCSYGVPIAAADSGVVTVAEWGESGGNYVMIDHGNGFVTMYLHNSSLAVSVGDVVSQGQTIAYAGSTGYSTGTHCHFSVFLNGSYVNPLDYL from the coding sequence ATGAGAATAGATTTATATAATATAAAGAAGAAAGGTATGCAGATGGCTGTAGTTACCACAGGAGCAGTGCTCATGTCGTTTACATCATTATTTGCAGTTCCGGGATTCAGTGTACATGCAGAGGAAACCAAGGAGGAGGTTGAGCAGCAGAAGGAAGAGGCTCAGCAGGGACAGGCAGAGGCAAAGGCAAACGCAGAGAAGTACCAGAAGAAGGTTGACAAACTTACTGCGACGGTTAACGAGCTTGATAAGCAGGCCACAGATATCAGTACACAGATCGTACAGAAGAAGCAGGAGGCCGATGATCTTCAGACAGAGATAGATGAGACACAGACAAAACTTGCTGAGGCACAGGTCAGCGAGGACAACCAGTATGTGGCTATGAAGAAGAGAATACAGTACCTCTATGAGGAGGGCGATGTAGAATACATAGATGCTCTTATGTCATCCGCTTCATTTGAGGACAGTTTGAATAAGTCAGAGTATGTTGATCAGCTCAGCTCATATGACCAGAAGCAGTTGGACAAGCTGGTAAAGACAAAGAATGATATAGCTGAGTATGAGCAGACTTTGAAGGATGATCTGGCAGATGTTAAGAAGGTTCAGGCTGATCTGGAGCAGAAGCAGTCAGATCTCGACGCGGTAATAAGCCAGAAGAATGAGGAGATCAATAAGTACAGCGGTGACGCTGCCATGCAGCAGGCTCTTGCTGAGGAGTATGCGAGACAGGAGTCAGAGTTGGATGATAAGCTGGCTGAAATAGCACGTCAGGAGGCAGCCAGACTTGAAGAGGAGCGTAAGCAGGAGGAGTTACGGAAACAGCAGGAACAGCAGGAAGATAATAATGGTGGTGCTGATGACACTGACAATTCCGGCAGTGACGACAATTCCGGTGGTGATGACAGCAATAATACAGGCGGTTCATCCACAGGAACAGGTCGGTTCATTTGGCCGGTTTCAGGTCCTATCACAGATTACTTTGGACCTAGAGAGTCTCCAACAGCAGGGGCAAGTTCAAACCATATGGGTATTGATATAGGATGTTCGTATGGAGTGCCTATTGCGGCGGCTGATTCGGGAGTTGTAACAGTAGCCGAGTGGGGCGAAAGTGGTGGTAACTACGTTATGATCGATCATGGCAATGGATTTGTGACAATGTATCTACATAACTCATCACTTGCAGTAAGCGTTGGTGATGTGGTTTCCCAGGGACAGACGATTGCGTATGCGGGATCCACAGGATATTCAACAGGAACACATTGCCATTTCTCAGTATTTCTTAATGGTTCATATGTTAACCCTTTGGATTACCTGTAA
- a CDS encoding MBOAT family O-acyltransferase yields the protein MVFSSMEFLFRFLPLFLLIYFVTKPKYRNIVLLLGSLVFYAYGEPVYVFLMMFSIVFNYSVARRIKRFYDIEVYSEIDCSFERNCWLAVAMVFDFGMLFVFKYINFFIEIINTAAGTKIFDDVAVTLPLGISFYTFQITSYIFDVYRLKYQADKSIIKFGTYVSMFPQLIAGPIVSYDEVKPELDHRETKADDIERGATLFVLGLAYKVLLANKIASLWNDVLTVGPFGINTLTAWLGSWGYSFQLLFDFMGYSVMAIGIGLILGFKIPENFKDPYMAHSLTDFWRRWHITLGRWFREYVYIPMGGNRKGRLRMILAMFTVWMFTGLWHGADWNFLIWGLFLFVVLLIEKLFLGKVFDKVKILGHVYMFFLIPVSWTIFNISDLKTLYLYLKRMLGMNIEGSVLIHATDKLNMLIQTYWWLLLLCIVFSTPWPRKLIERFYKNWLCKLIMLVLFWFCVYQIAKGGSNPFLYFRF from the coding sequence ATGGTTTTTTCGAGCATGGAGTTTTTGTTTAGATTCCTGCCTTTATTTTTGCTTATCTATTTTGTGACAAAGCCGAAGTACAGGAATATTGTACTGCTTTTGGGCAGCCTTGTGTTTTATGCATACGGCGAGCCTGTATATGTGTTCTTGATGATGTTTTCAATTGTGTTCAACTACTCAGTTGCAAGGCGTATAAAGCGTTTCTATGACATAGAAGTCTATTCGGAGATAGACTGTTCATTTGAGCGCAACTGCTGGCTTGCGGTTGCCATGGTGTTTGACTTTGGCATGTTGTTTGTGTTCAAATACATCAATTTCTTTATTGAGATAATCAACACCGCTGCAGGCACGAAGATATTTGACGATGTGGCAGTTACTCTGCCGCTTGGAATAAGCTTTTATACATTTCAGATCACATCATATATATTTGATGTGTACAGACTGAAGTATCAGGCGGACAAGAGCATCATCAAGTTTGGAACATATGTGAGCATGTTCCCACAGCTCATAGCGGGACCTATAGTCAGCTATGATGAGGTTAAGCCTGAACTGGATCATCGTGAGACAAAAGCTGACGACATAGAGCGCGGTGCGACTCTGTTTGTGCTCGGACTGGCATACAAGGTGCTTCTTGCAAATAAGATCGCAAGTCTATGGAATGACGTTCTGACCGTTGGCCCGTTTGGAATAAATACGCTCACGGCATGGCTTGGCTCCTGGGGATATTCGTTCCAGCTGCTTTTTGACTTTATGGGATATTCGGTTATGGCTATAGGAATCGGTCTGATCCTCGGCTTCAAGATCCCAGAGAACTTCAAGGATCCGTATATGGCGCACTCTTTGACAGATTTCTGGAGGCGCTGGCATATCACACTTGGCAGATGGTTCCGTGAGTATGTGTATATACCTATGGGCGGAAATAGAAAGGGCAGGCTGAGAATGATACTTGCCATGTTCACAGTCTGGATGTTTACAGGACTGTGGCACGGGGCAGACTGGAACTTTCTCATATGGGGATTGTTTCTTTTTGTAGTGCTTCTCATAGAGAAACTGTTTCTCGGCAAGGTATTTGACAAGGTGAAGATATTAGGACATGTGTACATGTTCTTCCTCATACCAGTGTCATGGACAATATTTAACATAAGCGATCTCAAGACACTCTACCTGTATCTTAAGAGGATGCTTGGAATGAATATAGAGGGGTCGGTGCTTATTCACGCTACGGACAAATTAAATATGCTGATACAAACGTATTGGTGGCTTTTGCTCCTCTGCATTGTGTTCAGTACACCGTGGCCGAGAAAGCTTATAGAGAGATTCTACAAGAACTGGCTATGCAAGCTTATCATGCTTGTGTTGTTCTGGTTCTGTGTATATCAGATAGCAAAGGGTGGTTCAAATCCATTCCTTTACTTCAGGTTTTAA